A genomic stretch from Balnearium lithotrophicum includes:
- a CDS encoding glycerophosphodiester phosphodiesterase: protein MKEILERLSVKPFSVVGHRGAAGEKPENTVEAFKYAIELGVDIVECDVRRTKDGKLVVIHDDNLKRIAGIDVKVSDLTYSELREVRIDGERIPLLEEVLDVVEGNCGLFIEIKEPETTEQILKSVNSSVSKTGWIGFISFYEEALVRVKEWNKNLTTGLIYSKPPGKILDAKRIGCEFVLPKWYLSTEKAVNFAHRLGLRVVSWVIDDEKTLDKALKSKSDALATDFPSWLLNIRKELL from the coding sequence TTGAAGGAAATTTTAGAAAGGCTATCTGTAAAACCCTTTTCCGTTGTAGGACACAGGGGAGCAGCTGGGGAGAAGCCGGAGAACACAGTAGAGGCATTTAAGTATGCAATTGAGTTGGGGGTAGATATTGTTGAGTGTGATGTTAGAAGAACGAAGGACGGAAAATTGGTGGTTATCCATGACGACAATTTAAAAAGGATTGCAGGTATCGATGTTAAAGTTTCAGACTTAACCTATAGTGAACTTAGAGAGGTTCGTATAGATGGTGAAAGAATCCCCCTTTTAGAGGAAGTCTTAGATGTAGTAGAAGGGAACTGTGGCCTGTTTATTGAAATAAAGGAGCCAGAAACAACAGAGCAGATTTTAAAATCGGTTAATTCAAGCGTTAGTAAAACAGGCTGGATAGGTTTTATAAGTTTTTATGAGGAAGCTCTTGTTAGAGTTAAAGAGTGGAATAAGAATCTAACAACGGGGCTGATTTACTCAAAACCTCCGGGAAAAATTCTTGATGCAAAGAGGATTGGATGTGAATTCGTCCTTCCCAAGTGGTACCTTTCAACGGAAAAGGCTGTTAATTTTGCTCACAGGTTAGGATTGAGGGTAGTTTCCTGGGTTATTGATGATGAGAAAACCCTTGATAAGGCTTTAAAGTCAAAGTCTGATGCCCTTGCGACAGATTTTCCGTCCTGGCTGTTAAATATCAGAAAAGAGCTGTTATAA
- the sppA gene encoding signal peptide peptidase SppA produces the protein MGRIGKFFTVFGVLAFSIMVIGLISLFLKNRSEIPIPGDKVGVVKVYGIIRSSDKYLEFLDKLERNKTVKAVVLRVDSPGGIVGACQEIHDKVKELAKKKPVVVSMGSVAASGGLYISVPATKIVANPGTITGSIGVIIQTYNVSELIKKLGIKVVTVKSGKYKDLLNPFEKPNPEKIKVVQSLINNSYEQFVRAVAEGRRLSIEKVKRFADGRVFTGEQAQKLGLVDYLGNFERAVEIAKKLGNCPNAKLYFVKPKRSFFERLFGEKTEELIGNLLRITNGNIEETELMYLFN, from the coding sequence TTGGGAAGGATTGGTAAGTTCTTTACAGTGTTTGGAGTCTTAGCCTTTTCCATTATGGTAATCGGTCTAATTTCACTCTTTCTAAAGAACAGAAGTGAAATTCCAATACCGGGGGATAAGGTTGGCGTAGTTAAGGTTTACGGAATCATTAGAAGTTCTGATAAGTATTTGGAGTTCCTGGATAAGTTAGAGAGGAATAAAACTGTAAAAGCCGTTGTTCTCAGAGTTGACTCTCCCGGTGGTATCGTTGGGGCCTGTCAGGAGATTCACGATAAGGTCAAAGAACTTGCCAAGAAGAAACCAGTGGTTGTCTCTATGGGTTCCGTCGCTGCATCTGGGGGCCTGTACATATCTGTCCCTGCGACAAAAATTGTTGCAAATCCGGGAACAATTACGGGCAGCATAGGAGTTATTATTCAAACCTATAACGTTAGTGAGCTAATAAAGAAATTGGGAATAAAGGTTGTAACTGTAAAGAGTGGAAAGTACAAGGACCTCTTAAACCCATTTGAGAAGCCAAATCCGGAGAAGATAAAGGTCGTCCAGAGCCTGATAAATAACTCCTACGAACAGTTTGTAAGGGCCGTGGCTGAGGGAAGGAGGCTCTCGATAGAAAAGGTTAAGAGGTTTGCCGACGGAAGAGTCTTTACCGGAGAACAGGCCCAGAAGTTAGGTCTTGTTGACTACTTGGGAAACTTTGAAAGGGCCGTTGAAATTGCCAAGAAGTTAGGAAACTGCCCAAATGCGAAACTCTACTTTGTAAAGCCTAAGAGGAGTTTCTTTGAAAGGCTGTTTGGAGAGAAGACAGAGGAGCTGATTGGAAATCTCTTAAGGATAACAAATGGAAATATTGAGGAGACTGAGCTTATGTATCTTTTTAATTAG
- a CDS encoding lytic transglycosylase domain-containing protein: MRRLSLCIFLISFISTPAFGWIRIFEKNGVIYIKGVGENKFEKPKNFKILEKKADFYAKKYGIPVKLFRALVKAESNFNPRAVSKKGALGLCQLMPETAKELGVKNPFDPDENLNAGALLLSRLYKKYRDWRLALAAYNAGEGVVDRYGGIPPYRETISYVKNISREYRNQGKSNRRYRIVLKREGNVIVISQKFE, encoded by the coding sequence TTGAGGAGACTGAGCTTATGTATCTTTTTAATTAGTTTTATCTCAACTCCGGCTTTTGGTTGGATAAGAATTTTTGAGAAAAATGGAGTCATCTACATTAAAGGAGTTGGGGAAAACAAGTTTGAAAAACCCAAGAACTTCAAAATCTTAGAGAAAAAAGCCGACTTTTACGCCAAAAAGTACGGTATTCCAGTAAAACTCTTTAGAGCTCTCGTAAAGGCCGAATCAAACTTCAATCCAAGGGCAGTTTCAAAGAAGGGAGCTTTAGGACTGTGTCAGCTCATGCCGGAAACTGCAAAGGAACTTGGAGTAAAAAACCCCTTTGACCCAGACGAGAATTTAAATGCGGGAGCTCTCCTTCTGAGTAGGCTCTACAAAAAGTACAGGGACTGGAGGTTAGCACTTGCTGCCTACAATGCCGGTGAGGGGGTAGTTGACCGTTATGGGGGAATTCCTCCCTACAGGGAAACCATAAGTTACGTAAAAAATATTTCAAGGGAGTATAGAAATCAGGGAAAAAGTAACAGAAGGTACAGAATTGTTCTTAAAAGAGAGGGTAACGTAATAGTTATAAGTCAAAAATTTGAGTGA